In Bacteroidota bacterium, the sequence ATTGAGCTACAAGCCAAAGAAGGGCTTGCATTGATAAACGGTACTCAGTTTATGAGTTCATACGCGGTATGGTGCTTGCTAAAAACCGAAATGCTTACCCTGTGGGCCGATACAATTGCTGCCACCTCGTTTGAAGCATTCAACGGTAATTTGAAAGCATTTGATAGCCGCATTGCACGTGTACGCCCGCATGCCGGCCACCTGCATACGTCTACTTATTTTAATGAGTTGTTGAAAGACAGTGCTATCACCAATTCACCCGATAAAGCAGTACAAGACCCTTACTCTTTCCGTTGTATCCCGCAAGTACACGGCGCCAGCAAGGATGCTATTTCGCACGTGAAGCACGTGGTACATACTGAAATAAATTCTGTTACCGATAACCCTCTTGCTTTCCCTGAAGATGATACCATCATTTCTGGCGGTAATTTTCACGGGCAGCCATTGGCGTTGGTGCTGGATTACCTTGCCATTGCCCTTGCCGAATTAGGCAGCATCAGCGAACGCCGTACGTATTTGTTAATCAGCGGCCAGCGTGATTTGCCACCGTTTTTGGTAACCCGTCCCGGTATCAACTCAGGATTTATGATTCCGCAATACACTGCTGCAAGCATTGTAAGCCAAAACAAACAACTTTGCTCGCCTGCATCGGTTGATAGTATTGTATCATCAAACGGACAAGAAGACCACGTGAGCATGGGTGCTAATGCGGCTACCAAAGCCTACCGTGTGGTGCAAAACTTAGAGCGTGTTTTAGGTATTGAACTGTTTACTGCTATGCAGGCACTGGATTTGCGTAAGAAAATAAGCGGGCTAAAATCAGCAGATACTATTGAAAAAATTTATGAAAACTATCGCAAGGTGGTTCCGTTTATTGAAGAAGATAGCTATATGCACCCACACATTGATGCCAGTGTGAAATTTTTACAAAAATGAAAAAACTAAGTGCCCTTATATGGTTTGTATGTGTTGCGCTTGCCGCCAATGCTCAAAAATTTGAGGGTGGTTTTACGGGCGGACTAAACCTGAGCCAGTTAGACGGCGATATGCTTTCTGGCTATCACAAAGCGGGTATTAACGGCGGTATTTGGGTGAGTTACCCGTTTAATGATAAATGGTCGGCCGGGATTGAGTTTTTATATACCCAAAAGGGCGCTTTGCGCCAAATTGACGAAAACAATATTGCAGCTACGTTTGCCTTTGATAAATTTAAGCTGAATTATATTGAAGTGCCTGTGTACGGCGGGTTTACTTATAAAAAATTTACCGGCCAGTTTGGATTGACGGGCGGTTATTTATTAGGCGCAAAAGTGGAAGACTTTGCCGGAATACGCGATTATAAAACCAAACTAAAACCTTTTGAAACAGGTATTTTGTTGGGACTATCCTACCCTATCAATAAAAAACTGGCTGCCCAATTACGGTGGCAGTACACTATATCATCACTGGCAAAAGGTGATAACCGAAACATCTTTACTGATAACGGGTTTTCGCGGGTTATCCTCGGTTTGTACAATAACCTATTGAGTGTGAACCTAAAGTATTCGTTAAACAAATAAGACGTAAGACTTTTGTAAAAGGCATCTTTTTATTTCGCTACAAAGACACTAAGATGGCTCATTACAAGTGTTTTGCGTCTTCGTGCCTTTGCAGCATAAAGAGTGTATTACATCCCAATTGAGCTAATATGAATATTCTTAGTTGGCCATTACTTCACCACCAATTTCTTGCTTAGGTGTTTGCCTAAGTTTACGTAGTAAATGCCTGCTGCCCACTCGTCAGTATCAACTTCAACAAAGTTTTGGCCGGGGTATAAGTGTACTTCTTCAACTTTACGCCCTGCATTATCAGTAATCAGTAATTGTTGTTTGTTGTACACATCGTCAAACTCAATTTTCACTTGCCCGTCGGTAGGG encodes:
- the hutH gene encoding histidine ammonia-lyase — translated: MGHIIKDIITLEEIYKAVLSGETVELSEKSKQRIANCRAFIDNKVKGDSGPIYGINTGFGSLYNVHIDTDSLGRLQRNLLLSHACGTGDEVPQDVVKLMLLLKAQSLSYGHSGVQLETVQRLLDYYNAGIYPVVYQQGSLGASGDLAPLAHLCLPLLGEGQIYYKGEKLAGAEANKIVGKPNIELQAKEGLALINGTQFMSSYAVWCLLKTEMLTLWADTIAATSFEAFNGNLKAFDSRIARVRPHAGHLHTSTYFNELLKDSAITNSPDKAVQDPYSFRCIPQVHGASKDAISHVKHVVHTEINSVTDNPLAFPEDDTIISGGNFHGQPLALVLDYLAIALAELGSISERRTYLLISGQRDLPPFLVTRPGINSGFMIPQYTAASIVSQNKQLCSPASVDSIVSSNGQEDHVSMGANAATKAYRVVQNLERVLGIELFTAMQALDLRKKISGLKSADTIEKIYENYRKVVPFIEEDSYMHPHIDASVKFLQK
- a CDS encoding PorT family protein, which translates into the protein MKKLSALIWFVCVALAANAQKFEGGFTGGLNLSQLDGDMLSGYHKAGINGGIWVSYPFNDKWSAGIEFLYTQKGALRQIDENNIAATFAFDKFKLNYIEVPVYGGFTYKKFTGQFGLTGGYLLGAKVEDFAGIRDYKTKLKPFETGILLGLSYPINKKLAAQLRWQYTISSLAKGDNRNIFTDNGFSRVILGLYNNLLSVNLKYSLNK